The proteins below come from a single Beutenbergia cavernae DSM 12333 genomic window:
- a CDS encoding superoxide dismutase, whose product MAEYSLPELPYDYAALEPHISGKIMELHHDKHHQAYVTGANTALEKLAEARASGDLAAVNLHEKNLAFNLGGHVNHSVFWTNLSPEGGEPAGEFGAAVDEFFGGVEAFKKHFSAVAAGVQGSGWAVLAWDSIGSKLVIVQLYDQQGNLALGLVPILMLDVWEHAYYLDYLNVRADYIAAWWNVVNWNDAADRFTRARTQAAGLIVPA is encoded by the coding sequence ATGGCGGAGTACAGCCTGCCCGAGCTCCCCTACGACTACGCCGCTCTCGAGCCCCACATCTCGGGCAAGATCATGGAGCTGCACCACGACAAGCACCACCAGGCGTACGTGACCGGCGCCAACACGGCCCTCGAGAAGCTCGCCGAGGCCCGGGCGTCCGGTGACCTCGCTGCCGTGAACCTGCACGAGAAGAACCTCGCGTTCAACCTCGGTGGCCACGTCAACCACTCGGTCTTCTGGACGAACCTCTCCCCCGAGGGCGGCGAGCCCGCCGGTGAGTTCGGCGCGGCCGTCGACGAGTTCTTCGGTGGCGTGGAGGCGTTCAAGAAGCACTTCTCCGCCGTCGCCGCCGGCGTGCAGGGCTCCGGCTGGGCCGTTCTCGCCTGGGACTCCATCGGGTCGAAGCTCGTGATCGTGCAGCTGTACGACCAGCAGGGCAACCTGGCGCTCGGCCTCGTGCCGATCCTCATGCTCGACGTGTGGGAGCACGCCTACTACCTCGACTACCTCAACGTGCGGGCCGACTACATCGCGGCCTGGTGGAACGTCGTCAACTGGAACGACGCCGCCGACCGCTTCACGCGTGCGCGCACCCAGGCCGCGGGGCTCATCGTCCCGGCCTGA
- the coxB gene encoding cytochrome c oxidase subunit II: MRSTKPRRPARRVALGAAAVAGVLGLGACSPAAQRGFMPENSPGATNHTDTVISLWNGSWIAALAVGVLVWGLVIWCVVAYRKRKGDNQLPVQLRYHVPLELMYTFVPIVMIGVLFFYTSRTMGEVVDTSEEADIHVEVYGKQWSWDFNYVEADVYSVGVQADLTGEPGVPETLPTLYLPQGELVEFSLNTRDVNHAFWIPAFLYKLDLIAGQENTFQVRPMELGTYEGKCAELCGEYHAAMLFNVEVVTQEEFDEHMADLAEQGNTGQLGSDYDRDHNVRETAEAHD; the protein is encoded by the coding sequence GTGCGATCGACGAAGCCTCGTAGGCCGGCACGGAGGGTGGCCCTCGGCGCCGCCGCCGTCGCCGGGGTTCTCGGTCTCGGGGCCTGCTCACCCGCGGCGCAGCGGGGCTTCATGCCCGAGAACTCGCCCGGCGCCACGAATCACACCGACACGGTGATCTCGCTCTGGAACGGCTCCTGGATCGCCGCCCTGGCCGTCGGGGTCCTCGTGTGGGGCCTCGTGATCTGGTGCGTCGTCGCGTACCGGAAGCGGAAGGGCGACAACCAGCTGCCGGTCCAGCTGCGGTACCACGTGCCGTTGGAGCTGATGTACACGTTCGTCCCGATCGTCATGATCGGTGTGCTGTTCTTCTACACGTCGCGCACCATGGGCGAGGTGGTGGACACCAGCGAAGAGGCTGACATCCACGTCGAGGTCTACGGCAAGCAGTGGAGCTGGGACTTCAACTACGTGGAGGCCGACGTCTACTCCGTCGGCGTGCAGGCGGATCTCACCGGCGAGCCCGGGGTCCCCGAGACGCTGCCGACGCTCTACCTGCCGCAGGGGGAGCTCGTCGAGTTCAGCCTGAACACGCGCGACGTCAACCACGCGTTCTGGATCCCGGCGTTCCTGTACAAGCTGGACCTCATCGCGGGCCAGGAGAACACGTTCCAGGTCCGTCCGATGGAGCTCGGCACGTACGAGGGCAAGTGCGCCGAGCTGTGCGGCGAGTACCACGCGGCGATGCTCTTCAACGTGGAGGTCGTCACGCAGGAGGAGTTCGACGAGCACATGGCCGACCTCGCGGAGCAGGGCAACACCGGCCAGCTCGGCTCTGACTACGACCGGGACCACAACGTCCGTGAGACGGCGGAGGCGCACGACTGA
- a CDS encoding cytochrome c oxidase subunit 4 — translation MRVEYLLFGVGALVFAPIGLIYGWLTDWAEPVGLVSLLLLSGLAGLTGLFFFVTSRRIDARPEDDPLGEIADGAGDYGVFSPSSWWPLVLGIAAGLIFLGAAVGWWISGIGGVLGIIGLVGLLFEFSRGQHAH, via the coding sequence ATGCGTGTGGAGTACCTCCTGTTCGGGGTCGGGGCACTGGTGTTCGCACCGATCGGGCTCATCTACGGCTGGCTCACGGACTGGGCGGAACCCGTCGGGCTCGTGTCCCTGCTCCTGCTGTCCGGGCTCGCTGGTCTCACCGGCCTGTTCTTCTTCGTCACGTCGCGACGGATCGACGCCCGGCCGGAGGACGACCCGCTCGGTGAGATCGCCGACGGCGCGGGCGACTACGGGGTCTTCTCGCCGTCGTCCTGGTGGCCGCTCGTGCTCGGCATCGCCGCCGGACTGATCTTCCTCGGCGCGGCAGTCGGGTGGTGGATCAGCGGCATCGGAGGCGTGCTGGGCATCATCGGACTGGTCGGTCTGCTCTTCGAGTTCTCCCGCGGGCAGCACGCGCACTGA
- the ctaD gene encoding cytochrome c oxidase subunit I, with protein MAIDEINRIDSAPRPALEEVPGLAPKRQPLGRAVVGWLTTTDHKTIGYLYLVTSFVFFCIGGVLALLIRAELFAPGMQVVQTGEQFNQFFTMHGTIMLLLFATPLFVGFGNIMVPLQIGAPDVAFPRLNMFAYWLFVIGGIIAVAAFFTPKGAASFGWTGYAPLSQETFSPGVGGDMWVAGLAMTGFGTIFGSVNFITTIVCMRAPGMTMFRMPIFTWNILITSVLALMAFPVLTAALFGLLADRRLDALVFDPATGGAMLWQHLFWFFGHPEVYIIALPFFGIVSEIFPVFSRKPLFGYKTLVFATIAIAGLSVTVWAHHMYTTGAVMLSFFALMTMLIAVPTGVKFFNWIGTMWRGKLTFETPMLWSIGFLVTFLFGGLTGVILSSPTLDFHLHDTYFVVAHFHYVVFGTVVFAMFAGFYFWWPKFTGKMLDERLGKWHFWLLFVGFHTTFLIQHWLGVKVMQRRIVDYLPEDGIQLWNQISTVGAFVLAASTLPFLWNVYKTWRQAPQVTVDDPWGYGRSLEWATSSPPPRHNFVTLPRIRSESPAFDLHHPEVAAMDRAEPDPGFLDQVYGNADMQGSIQERQTTKEDQS; from the coding sequence ATGGCCATCGACGAGATCAACCGGATCGACTCGGCCCCGCGCCCCGCGCTCGAGGAGGTGCCCGGCCTGGCGCCGAAGCGCCAGCCGCTCGGACGCGCCGTCGTCGGCTGGCTCACCACGACCGACCACAAGACGATCGGCTACCTGTACCTCGTCACGTCGTTCGTGTTCTTCTGCATCGGCGGGGTGCTCGCGCTCCTCATCCGTGCCGAGCTGTTCGCTCCGGGGATGCAGGTCGTCCAGACGGGCGAGCAGTTCAACCAGTTCTTCACGATGCACGGCACGATCATGCTGCTGCTCTTCGCGACGCCGCTGTTCGTCGGGTTCGGCAACATCATGGTGCCGCTCCAGATCGGTGCGCCCGACGTCGCGTTCCCGCGCCTCAACATGTTCGCGTACTGGCTCTTCGTGATCGGCGGGATCATCGCCGTCGCCGCCTTCTTCACGCCGAAGGGCGCGGCGAGCTTCGGCTGGACCGGCTACGCGCCGCTCTCGCAGGAGACGTTCTCCCCGGGCGTGGGCGGCGACATGTGGGTCGCCGGCCTCGCGATGACCGGTTTCGGCACGATCTTCGGCTCGGTCAACTTCATCACGACGATCGTCTGCATGCGCGCGCCCGGTATGACGATGTTCCGGATGCCGATCTTCACCTGGAACATCCTCATCACGTCGGTGCTGGCGCTCATGGCGTTCCCGGTGCTCACCGCCGCGCTGTTCGGTCTGCTCGCGGACCGGCGGCTCGACGCGCTGGTCTTCGACCCAGCCACCGGCGGGGCGATGCTCTGGCAGCACCTGTTCTGGTTCTTCGGGCATCCGGAGGTCTACATCATCGCGTTGCCGTTCTTCGGCATCGTGTCGGAGATCTTCCCGGTCTTCAGCCGCAAGCCGCTCTTCGGCTACAAGACGCTGGTGTTCGCCACCATCGCGATCGCCGGACTCTCGGTGACGGTGTGGGCGCACCACATGTACACGACCGGCGCCGTGATGCTGTCGTTCTTCGCGCTCATGACGATGCTCATCGCCGTCCCGACGGGTGTGAAGTTCTTCAACTGGATCGGCACGATGTGGCGCGGGAAGCTCACGTTCGAGACGCCGATGCTGTGGTCGATCGGGTTCCTCGTCACGTTCCTGTTCGGCGGTCTGACGGGCGTGATCCTGTCCAGCCCGACGCTCGACTTCCACCTGCACGACACGTACTTCGTCGTCGCCCACTTCCACTACGTCGTGTTCGGCACCGTGGTGTTCGCGATGTTCGCCGGCTTCTACTTCTGGTGGCCGAAGTTCACCGGGAAGATGCTCGACGAGCGCCTCGGCAAGTGGCACTTCTGGCTGCTCTTCGTCGGCTTCCACACGACGTTCCTCATCCAGCACTGGCTGGGCGTCAAGGTCATGCAGCGCCGGATCGTCGACTACCTGCCGGAGGACGGCATCCAGCTGTGGAACCAGATCTCCACGGTCGGTGCGTTCGTGCTCGCGGCGTCGACGCTGCCGTTCCTCTGGAACGTCTACAAGACGTGGCGGCAGGCGCCGCAGGTCACCGTGGACGACCCGTGGGGCTACGGCCGGTCGCTCGAGTGGGCGACGTCGTCCCCGCCGCCCAGGCACAACTTCGTCACCCTGCCGCGGATCCGCTCCGAGTCGCCGGCGTTCGACCTGCACCACCCGGAGGTCGCGGCCATGGACCGGGCGGAGCCCGACCCTGGGTTCCTCGACCAGGTCTACGGGAACGCCGACATGCAGGGATCGATCCAGGAACGCCAGACGACGAAGGAGGACCAGTCGTGA